The genomic region AAATTATATCATGAAAAATATTAAATATCTATATGCATTTGCCACTATTGCCGCTTTAAGTTTTACGTCTTGTAGTAGCGACAGCAACGACCAAGACACCGAAAAACCCGTGATTACCATTACAGAACCTGTGTTAGACGAAGGTTTTACGCCCGGAAGTGAAATTCACCTGGAAGGCGTTTTAACCGATAATGTGGAATTGGCGTCCTATAAAGTGGAAGTTCACAGTGCGGAAGACGGGCATACACACGGAAAAATGGCCGGTGCAGAAGCAGCCAGTTATTTCCATTATGAGCAGACTTTCCCGATTGAAGCCGGATTGCGTATTAAAGAGTTTCACCAACATATCCCGATTCCGGCATTGGATGCAAGTGGACAACCTTTTACCGACGGTCATTATCATTTAGGGGTTTTCTGTCTGGACAAAGCCGGGAACCAACAACAGGTTTTTCTTGAAATCTATATTGGTGCCGATGGTGGTGATCACGGACATGATCATAAATCGATTAACTAAAAATAACGGATTCCGCTAAAAAGTGCTGTGCTATCACAGCACTTTTTTATTTTAACGAAACTATAACAATTGATTCCTTATTTTTGTTAGAAACCAAAAACCAAGTAGATGAAAAAAACAATAACGACCATGGCTGTGGTTTGTAGTCTGACCATGATGAATGCACAAACATCCAAGGGGCCGGTAAAATTAAAATACCCGGACACCCGCAAAACCGAAACGAATGACACCTATTTCGGCACCAATGTTAAAGACCCATATCGATGGCTGGAGGACGATCGTTCTGCCGAAACTGCCGCGTGGGTAAAGGCTGAAAACGAAGTGACCTACAACTACCTGAGTCAGATTCCTTTTCGCGATGCTTTAAAAGCCCGTTTGGAAAAACTGTGGAATTATGAAAAAATAAGTGCTCCTTTTAAAGAAGGAAACTATACCTATTATACCAAAAATAACGGTCTGCAAAACCAATCGGTGATCTACCGTAAAGATGCTTCCGGAAAAGAAGAAGTTTTCCTGGATCCGAATACATTCTCAAAAGACGGAACGACTTCTTTAGGTGGTCTTGATTTTTCCCGCGACGGTTCGAAAGTAGCCTATTCCATTTCGGAAGGCGGTAGCGACTGGAGAAAAGTGATCATCATGGATGCCATCACTAAAAAAGTGATTGAAGATACCTTGCTTGACGTTAAATTTAGTGGTGTGTCCTGGAAAGGAAACGACGGTTTCTACTATTCCAGTTACGACAAACCAACCGGAAGCGAATTGTCGGCCAAAACCGATCAACATAAATTGTACTACCATAAATTGGGAACCTCTCAAAAAGAGGATAAAGTTGTTTTCGGACTGGATCAGAAAAGACGTTATGTTGGCGGATCGGTAACCGAAGACGATAAATATTTGGTGATTTCGGCTGCGAATTCGACCTCCGGAAACGAATTGTATATTAAAGATCTTACCAAACCAAATAGTCCGATTATTACCATTCTGGATAATTTTAACAGTGATAGTTATGTCATTGAAAACGACGGTGAAAAATTGTTTATCGTGACCAACTTAAATGCGCCAAACAGACGTGTTGTTACGACCGACATCAGTAATCCGAAACCGGAAAACTGGAAAGATTTTATCGCCGAAACCGAAAATGTATTAACGCCAAGTAACGGTGGCGGTTATTTCTTTGCCAACTATATGAAAGATGCCGTATCGGTTGTACGTCAATACGATCATAGCGGAAAAATGGTTCGCGAAGTGCAGCTTCCGGGCGTAGGAACGGCTTCCGGATTTGGTGGTAAAAAAGAGGTGAAAACACTATATTTCTACTTTACCAACTATACAACACCGGGAACGATTTATTCCTACGATCCGCAAACCGGAAAATCGGAAATCTATCAAAAACCAAAAGTAGATTTTAACAGCGAGGATTATACGTCCAAACAGGTTTTCTATACGTCGAAAGACGGGACAAAAATACCAATGATCATCACATATAAAAAAGGAACAAAATTAGACGGTAAAAACCCGACAATCCTATACGGTTACGGAGGATTTAATGCGAGTCTTACACCAAGTTTCAGCATTTCGAATGCCGTTTGGTTGGAAAACGGTGGTGTTTATGCCGTACCAAACCTTCGCGGTGGTGGTGAATATGGTAAAAAATGGCATGATGCCGGTACCAAACTTCAAAAACAAAATGTATTTGACGATTTTATCGCGGCTGCCGAATACCTGATTGCTAACAAATATACTTCGAAAGATTTCCTTGCGATCCGCGGAGGATCGAACGGTGGATTATTAGTAGGCGCTACGATGACACAACGTCCGGACCTTATGAAAGTGGCGTTACCAGCCGTTGGGGTAATGGATATGTTGCGTTACCATACGTTTACAGCCGGTGCCGGATGGGCATACGACTATGGAACTGCGGAAGACAGCAAAGAAATGTTCGATTATCTCAAAGGTTATTCACCGGTTCACAATGTAAAAAAAGGGGTACAATACCCGGCCACATTGGTAACTACCGGCGATCATGACGACCGTGTAGTTCCGGCGCACAGTTTTAAATTTGCGGCCGAATTACAGGAAAAACAAACGGGAACTAATCCGGTTTTAATCCGTATTGATGTGAATGCCGGTCACGGTGCCGGAAAATCGGTTGCCGCTTCGATTCAGGAAAGTGTAGACATTTTTGCCTTTACGCTGTACAATATGGGAATTAAGAGTTTACCGAATCTAAAAAAGTAATTCGCTCTTATCAATAATTCAAAAAGCGCCCGCAATTGCAGGGCGCTTTTCTTTGTTATAAAAATCAATTAATTAGAAAAAAATGCTTTTTTAAAAACGGTTGTCTCCGTCCAGCAGGTTCCCTAAACCTCCTAAAAGGCTTCCCTCTTCTCTGCTTTTTCCGCCAGCTCTTGGAGCCGAAGCAATAATTCTGTCGGCCAATCGGCTAAATGGCAATGATTGTACATAAACCACTCCCGGTCCGCGTAGGGTTGCAAAAAACAAACCTTCCCCTCCAAAAATCGAATTCTTGATACCACCAATAAATTCAATATCATAATCGATATCTTTTGTAAAACCGACAATACATCCGGTATCCACTTTTAATACTTCACCGGCTTGTAATTCGCGTCGCGCCAAAGTTCCTCCGGAATGCACAAAAGCCATTCCGTCGCCTTCGATCTTTTGCATGATAAAGCCTTCGCCTCCAAAAAGTCCGGTTCCCAGTTTACGGGAAAATTCAATCCCGATGGAAACACCTTTCGCCGCACATAGAAACGAATCTTTCTGACAAATAAATTTCCCCTGGTATTTCGTTAGGTCGATCGCTACAATTTTTCCCGGATAGGGTGATGCAAAGCTGATTTTACTTTTGCGGTTGTTCTGATTCGTATAAGCGGTCATAAAAAGACTTTCTCCGGTTAAAACACGCTTTCCAGCCGAAAGCAGTTTCCCGAAAATTCCGGATTGTTGTTGTGCCGATCCGTCTCCAAAAATGGTTTCCATTTTGATACCATTGTCCATCATCATAAAACTTCCCGCCTCAGCAACTACTACTTCCTGCGGATCCAGTTCTATTTCGACGTATTGCATTTCTTCACCAAAAATCTGGTAATCGATTTCATGTGCGTACATAATTGTTCGTTTTTTGATTTATCTATTAGACGCGTCATCCTTACAATTGTTACAAAACCTTTTATTATGATCTCCTCCAAAAACACCTAAAACACTAACATCCAAATCCCTGACACGTAATTTTACGTAAAAAGAAGATTCCGTACTTCTACGTTAAAATACTTCCTTCAAACCGCTGAAATTTGTTATCCTAATCTCAAATCTATTTCATTATGGAATCAAAATCTGGTTTATTCATCGTTTCGTACAAGATTGCTTCTCCAAACCTGGGAGCTCCTACTTTCGAAGTACATTTTGCCGTAAACACACCTGCACAAACCGTTACCGGAAAAGGAGTGGTTCACAATGCTACCGTTAATCCGCCTTTTACATTGTTTACCGATTTACGTGGTGATTATACGTATATGACGGTTATGCCAAAAAACACGCATATTTTGGTAACCGCCGAAGGATATCCGAACATTAAATTCCCGCCGCATGCCGGAATCGGACCGGTTATTTTGCCAAACACCAAACTACGAATGGTATTGGAATCGGACTGGCAGTCCGGAAAAGCGAATTTTATGTATACCGATGATAAAGGGAACTGGCACGAAGTAGTCGATGCGAACGTTTCCATTATCAAAGTTGGCGAATTAGCTGCCAGCAATTAATCTCTTTTGCAAGATCAAAAAAGGCTGTTTCTCAATGAAACAGCCTTTTTACATATATGATTTTTTATTTTCTATTAGTATTCGATCTTCCCGATATGGCGCATTACGCGGACAATTTTATCTTTTCGTTTGTTGATATAGGCTGATGAATTGGAAGCTTTAAATCGTCTCGGACTTGGCAAGATAGCTGCAATTCCGGCTGCTTCGTATTTGGACAGATTTTTGGCACTTTTCCCATACCAGAATTCCGATGCTGCTTGCGCGCCGTAAATTCCATCTCCCATTTCGATACTGTTCAGGTAGACTTCCATGATGCGTTCTTTCCCCCAAATGAGTTCGATCAGGACGGTAAAATAGGCTTCCAGTCCTTTGCGCAGGTAACTTCTTCCCTGCCATAAAAAAACATTTTTGGCGGTTTGTTGCGAAATGGTACTTCCTCCTTTTAGTTTCCGACCTTTCTGATTACTACTAAATGCTTTTTGCATCGCGCTAAAATCAAAACCGTTATGATCTAAAAATGTACCGTCTTCACTGGCAATAACTGCTTTTTGCAGGTTTTCGGAAATGTCTTCCAACGGTACCCAATCGTGTTTGCAAACCTTTTCTTTACCATCTTCTCTGGTTTCCATGGCCCGGATTGCCATTAAAGGCGTAAACGGAACCGGTACAAATTTAAACAGGATTACAAAAAACAGGGAAATGGCAAAAAACCATAGAAACACTTTAATACAAAAGCGTGCTACTTTATTGCCAAAACTTCTTTTTTCTTCTTTTGATTTGGGTTTGGTGTTTGTTTTTGATGTTTTTTTTACCGCCATTATTCTAATAAATCTGCTAATTCCTGTCCAATCAGGCTTCCGATAGCCACTCCCATTCCGCCAAGGCGAACGCCACAAAAGACGTTTTGAGAGCGTTGTTCTACGATTGGTTTTTTATGCGTTCCCATTCCCATGATTCCGCTCCAACGATGGGCAACCTGAAACTCCTGATTCGGCAAAATTACATTTTTTAACAATTCTTCCAAACGGTTTTGGATTTGTTCCGTCAGACCAAAAGTTGTGGTGGTTTCGCCTTCAAAATCGAGGTTTCTTCCGCCACCAAAAAGAATCCTGTCGCCAATATTCCGGAAATAATAATACCCGCTGTCGATGTGAAACGTTCCGCGGATATCGAGATTTGGAATCGGTTCGGTAATTAAAACCTGTGCTCTGGCCGGTCGAACCGCACCATTGGTGATCGTTCCGGCAAAACCATTAGTGGCAAAAAACAGCTTTCCGGTTGTTACGATAAAATCGTTAGTATGCACCTCAACGCTGTTTCCGTTATCCTGATAACCGGTAACGGTTTGATAATTTAAGATTTGAATATCGTTTGTCACGGCTTCTTTTAACAAAGCCTGCATCATGTTTCCGGTGTCGATTTGGCCTTCAAACGGATTAAAGATCAAATAGTCCTGAATCCCTTTAAAGTCGAAACGATCCACTTCTTTTGAAAAAACATCGGCTTTAAAAAGCGGTTTCAGCACTTCGTTGACCAATGGCATTTTCTGAAGACATTCGGCATAACTGACTTCATCGTCTCTTAAAAACAATTCATAACCACCATACGGACGGAAATCAATCGTTTGATCACCTAATCTTTTACGAAGCAATTGCAATCCGCGCCAACGCTTTTCGATTAATTGTACCACTTCGTCTTCGGTATGATTTTTCAGATCGTCTATAATTTCCGATAGACTCCCAAAACACGCAAAACCGGCATTTTTAGTGCTCGCACCTTGCGGCAACGGCCCTTTTTCGAGTACCAGAATCTTACTGTTCGGAAATCGTTCGCGCAGGCGCAATGCCGTATGTAATCCGACAATACCACTGCCCACTACCGTATAGTCGACGTTCGAAAACCAGTTTTTAATTTCCCAGTAACTCAGACTAAGCATTAGCTTCTTCTTTCTTTGATTTTATTTTTCAGATAGTTAATCGCAAGTGGCGATGTAGAAAGGATAATAATCGCAATTACGATATATTCGATATTGGCTTTTAAATCCATATTGTGGTTGTCCAATAAATAGCGGTACAAATAGTGTCCTGAGAAAATCAGGGTAAACGACCATAGGAACGAACTTACAATGTTGAAAAACATAAATTTCTTTTTCTCCATCTGAACGATCCCCGCTACAATCGGTGCAAAAGTTCGTAAGATTGGTAGGAAACGGGCAAAAATAATGGCACGTCCTCCGTGTTTTTCAAAAAACAAACGCGATTGGATCAGGTATTTTTTCTTAAACCAGAAGTTGTCTTCTTTGGCATACAAATAGTGTCCGCTTTTCGCTCCAAACCAATACCCGAAAATATTCCCGATAATTCCGGAAATCGCTACAAGTGTGGCCAGCAAGGCTACATTGGCAAAATCACCATGAACAGTCATTAATTCGCGCATCAGCACTTCGCTGTAAATTCCGGAAAGGAATAATAAACTGTCTCCCGGTAAAAAGAAACCGGCAAACAAGCCTGTTTCTGCAAAAACAATAAACAATACAACGTAAATTCCAATATGGTGTCCGCCGATTTCCAGATTAATATAAAACTCCGGATTCAACAATTCTGTCCATTTAAAGCCTTCCATAATTTTTTGGGTAAATTATATAAATATTAGTTAGTTAGTTTCATTCGCTGTTTCCCATTTGTCTACGGCTGTAGTTGCCAAAGCATTTCCAAGAACGTTGGTCATGCTTCGCGCCATATCACAAAAATGGTCAATCGGTAATATCAAGGCTATTCCTTCCGGCGGAATACCAAACATAGCACAGGTCGCCACCACTACAATCAGAGAGGCTCTTGGCACACCGGCTACTCCTTTACTGGTGAGCATTAACACCAGTAACATGGTTAATTGTTTTTCGATTGGCATATCAATTCCGTATACCTGCGCAATAAAAATACTCGCGAAGGTCATATACATCATACTTCCATCCAGGTTAAACGAATAGCCTAACGGTAAGGTAAACGACACGATACGTTTCTGGCAACCGAAGCGTTCCAATTCTTCTACCAATTTCGGGAAAACCGCTTCACTACTGGTGGTTGAAAAAGCAATTAACAACGGACTTTTAATTCGTCGTAACAATTCCCATAAACGCTTTCCTAAGATCACATAACCAACTGAGAGCAATACGACCCATAAAAGCGCAATTCCGATACTAAAATCCAACAGGTATTTGGCATATAATCCGAAGATTCCAAAACCATAGCTCGCCACAGCGGCTGCAACGGCACCAAATACACCTAATGGTGCTACCCACATAATATAGGTTACCATTTTCAGGATCACATGCGAAACAACATCCAACATTTTAATGATCGATTTGGCTGCTTCACCTAAAGAAGCCAATGCAATTCCGAATAATACCGAGAAGATTACAATCTGTAAAATCTCATTGGTTGCCATGGCTTCAAAAATACTTTTCGGAACCACGTGTTTTACGAATTCTTCCAGCGAAAACGATTGTGTTTTTTCCAATAATTCCCCGGCCGAAGAAGCATCTTCCATTTTGATCGGTGTTCCTTTACCCGGTTCCAACCAGTTTACCAGTACCATTCCTAATAATAAGGACATCAGTGATGCTGAAATAAACCAGCCCATGGCTTTGGCTCCAACGCGTCCCACCATTTTCATATCGCCCATTTTTGCAATTCCAACCACTAAGGTCGAAAACACTAACGGTGCAATAATCATCTGAACCAGACGAATAAAGATGGTTCCCAGTAATTTTATTTTTTCGGAAAACGAGTCGATATTGTCAATAGACGTAACGGATTCATTAACCGATTTATGCGTTTTTTCGAGTTTTAAAGTGGTGTTGGTTTTTAACACCTCCGGTACCAGACTCACTTTTTTACTGCTCGCCACCACGACCATAACGTCTGCCGGCAAGGTTTTATGAAGTTGGTTGTATTCCAGACTATCCTTTATAACAAAAACTTTTTGATGGTGGGTTACCCCGTCACTGGTCTCAAATATCAGTTCATCAGCGCCTTCTTTTGCAGGTGTATACCGGAGTGTATTTCCTTTTCCTAATGAATTGACCAAATACCCCAGGAAGACTCCCAGTATTAATGAAACGATAATTGCGATAAATAGTTTGTTGTTACTTTTCACGTGCATTCAATTTTAGTCCGTGAAAATAGGTATATTTTTCCAAACTGCCCGTTGCTATTTTCATAAAAAGCAATTTATCATCTGCTTCCGGCCTCTTTTAGCTGCTCCAAATTAGCAAAATCACAAACAAATCATTTTACCAAAGCAAAAAGTTAAGATTCAGTTATGGTTCACTTATGATCACCTTTGAACGATTCAAACAAAAAATGTTAAAATATATTTGTTATTCGAAAAATTTAACCTAAAAAACTCACAACCTATGAAGTGCAAATTACTTTCAATTGCTTTATTGGCAATCACGAGTGTTTCCTTTGCCCAAAACGGAAATCCTTTCTGGAAAGTGTCTTCTAAAAAAAGTAGTCAGACTACTTTCGAAAAAAGAGCACCACTTCCCGTTAAAAACCTATTTGACCTGAACCTTAACGGGCTCAAAACGGCACTTTTACAAGCACCGGACCGGTCGCTGACGTATGCCAAATCGAGTGTTATCATCGCATTCCCGAATGCCGATGGTGACCTGGAACGTTTCCGTATGACGGAAGCTTCGGTGATGGCTCCGGAACTTGCCGCCCGTTATCCCGAAATAAAATCGTATGTCGGACAAGGTATTGACGATCCTTCTGCTATTATCCGCGTTAGTATTTCGCCATTGGGCGTACAGGCAATGCGAACAGCCGCCGATAAACAGACCGTTTTTATCGAACCCTATTCGACCGATCTGAAAACCTATTCTGTTTTTAAACGCTCGGACAAAATAGCCGGTTTTACAAAATTTGAGTGCGAGGTACTGGACCATGCCATTTCGAAAGTGGGTAATTCCGGTGAAGCACTTCGTCCGAATGCCGATGACAGCACACTGCGAACGTATCGCCTGGCGATGTCGGTAACTGGTGAATACACCAGTTATTTCGGCGGAACCAAAGCACTCGCTCTAGCCGCAATTAACAACACGATGACCCGTGTAAACGGTGTTTTCGAAATGGATTTTGGCGTTCGAATGGTATTAATTGCCAATACCGATGCGGTGATTTATACGAGTGCCAGCTCCGATCCATACAGTAGTACGGATGCTAATTACAATTCGGAGTTACAATCGACTTTAACCAGCGTTATCGGTGCGGCCAACTATGACGTCGGCCATCTGATGTCGGCCATCGGAAACAACGGAAATGCCGGTTGTATCGGATGTGTTTGTAAGTCGAATAAAGGTAGTGGCTTTACCACCAGTACCGTTCCAACGGGCGATAATTTTGATATCGACTTTGTAGCCCACGAAATGGGACATCAATTTGGAGCCAATCACACGTTTACGTTTAGTAACGAAGGAACCGGTGTACAAACCGAACCGGGAAGTGGCACGACTATTATGGGATATGCCGGTATTACCGGAGCCACCGATGTACAGGCACACAGCGATCCGTTTTTCCATGCGGTGAGTATTCAACAGGTGACCAATTATATTAAGACAACAACCTGTCAGACCAATACCGCTACCGGAAATGCCGTTCCTACAGCCAATGCCGGTGCCGATTATACCATTCCGAAAGGCACGCCTTTTATGCTAACCGGAACCGGAACCGATGCCAATGGCGATGCATTGACCTATTGCTGGGAACAAATGGATTCCGGGACTTCAACGACCACCTATCCGAGTGTAACCGCTACATCCGGACCTGCTTTTAAATCGTTTATTCCAACGACATCCGGAGTGCGTTATTTCCCGCAAATGAGTACCATTAAAACCGGAGCAACTTCCTGGAAATGGGAAGCCGTACCAAATGTCGCCCGATCGATGAATTTCCGTTTGACAGTTCGCGATAACCGAGCAGGAGGACCTGCCAACAATAGTGATGATATGGTTGTAACTGTAAACGCTACTGCCGGACCTTTTACCGTAAGCGCGCCAAATACTGCTGTATCATGGGCTGCCGGATCGACGCAAACCGTAACCTGGAACGTAGCCGGAACAACCGCCAATGGCGTCAATGCCGCTAATGTGGATATCCTTTTATCGACCGATGGCGGAAATACGTATCCAATTACCATCCTGGCCGGAACTCCAAACGACGGAACGCAATCGATTACCGTACCAAACAATCCGGGGACACAAAACCGTATTATGGTAAAAGGTTCCAATCATATCTTCTTTGATATTTCGAATGTGAACTTTACCATTACCGGCGGAACCGGAGGTGATACACAAGCACCGACCGCTCCAACCAGCTTAGCCGCTTCCGGAACGACGCAAACAACTACCAATTTATCCTGGACCGCATCGACCGATAACGTGGGTGTAACGGGTTATGATGTCTATCGTGGCACTACCCTATTAGGTACTGTAACAACAACTACTTATAATGTAACCGGATTAACGGCGAATACAACCTATACTTTTTCGGTAAAAGCGAAAGATGCCGCCGGCAATATTTCGGCCGAAAGTAATGTGGTTTCCGTAACGACCTTACCAACTACTGCGAGCTATTGTACATCCAAAGGGAATAGCGTGGCCGATGAATATATCGGACGTGTACAACTGGGAACAATTAACAATGCCTCTACCGGCGGAACCGGATATACCGATTTTACCAGTATTTCTACCAACCTGACCAAAGGCAGCGCCTATACCATTACGGTAACACCAACCTGGACCGGAAGCACCTATTCTGAAGGTTTTGCCGTTTGGATTGATTATAACGGCGATAAAGATTTTGACGATGCCGGTGAGTTAGTATGGAGCCGTGCGGCGGCCACAACAACTCCGGCTACCGGAACGTTTACCATACCAGCTACTGCGATCACGGGAGCAACCCGTATGCGCGTATCAATGAAATACAACGGGGTTCCAACAGCCTGTGAAGCGTTCTCCTATGGTGAAGTGGAAGATTATACCGTAAACCTTCAAACCGGCGGAACGACTCCGCTTACCTATTGTACTTCCAAAGGAAACAGTGTAGCAGACGAATATATCGGACGCGTTCAGTTGGGTACAATCAACAATGCGTCTACAGGCGGAACCGGTTATTCTGATTATACGAGCATCAGCACGAATCTGGTGAAAGGTGTTTCGAACACGATTACCGTAACGCCAACCTGGACCGGAACAACTTATTCTGAAGGCTTTGCTGTTTGGATTGATTATAATCAGAATGGCAATTTTACCGACAGTGGCGAACTGGTATGGAGCAGAGCGGCATCAACCACTACTCCGGCATCAGGTTCCTTTACGGTACCAGCCACAGCACTGAATGGCGCTACAAGAATGCGCGTTTCGATGAAATACAGCGGTATCCCAACTGCCTGCGAAGCATTCTCCTATGGTGAAGTGGAAGATTATACCGTAAACATCACGACTTCGGCTAAAGAAAACTATGTTGGCAGAGACACTACGGTAGCCGATATTAAACTATATCCGAACCCGGCCAGTAACCTCCTAAATATTACAAATGTATCCGAAAAGGCAACTTTCAGAATCTTTAACCTGTTAGGTCAGGAGGTGCTTAACGGTTCCATCCGCAACAATAGCATTGCGATAAGCACTATCGCAACCGGAAATTATATTCTTGAAATCCAGGATAACGATACGGTTAGCAGCAAACGTTTTATCAAACAATAAGCGTTTTTGCTATCCCTTAATTAATCCTTCTAAAGCGGCCTCCTCATAGGGCCGCTTTTTACTTTTCCGGCAGAACGGGCTAATCTCAATAAAATGCTTACTTTTAAGCTTTCTTTTTTAAAAATTAATTCACGAATGAAAAAACTACTTATTTTAACCCTGGGTATGATGGGACT from Flavobacterium sp. WV_118_3 harbors:
- a CDS encoding GEVED domain-containing protein, whose translation is MKCKLLSIALLAITSVSFAQNGNPFWKVSSKKSSQTTFEKRAPLPVKNLFDLNLNGLKTALLQAPDRSLTYAKSSVIIAFPNADGDLERFRMTEASVMAPELAARYPEIKSYVGQGIDDPSAIIRVSISPLGVQAMRTAADKQTVFIEPYSTDLKTYSVFKRSDKIAGFTKFECEVLDHAISKVGNSGEALRPNADDSTLRTYRLAMSVTGEYTSYFGGTKALALAAINNTMTRVNGVFEMDFGVRMVLIANTDAVIYTSASSDPYSSTDANYNSELQSTLTSVIGAANYDVGHLMSAIGNNGNAGCIGCVCKSNKGSGFTTSTVPTGDNFDIDFVAHEMGHQFGANHTFTFSNEGTGVQTEPGSGTTIMGYAGITGATDVQAHSDPFFHAVSIQQVTNYIKTTTCQTNTATGNAVPTANAGADYTIPKGTPFMLTGTGTDANGDALTYCWEQMDSGTSTTTYPSVTATSGPAFKSFIPTTSGVRYFPQMSTIKTGATSWKWEAVPNVARSMNFRLTVRDNRAGGPANNSDDMVVTVNATAGPFTVSAPNTAVSWAAGSTQTVTWNVAGTTANGVNAANVDILLSTDGGNTYPITILAGTPNDGTQSITVPNNPGTQNRIMVKGSNHIFFDISNVNFTITGGTGGDTQAPTAPTSLAASGTTQTTTNLSWTASTDNVGVTGYDVYRGTTLLGTVTTTTYNVTGLTANTTYTFSVKAKDAAGNISAESNVVSVTTLPTTASYCTSKGNSVADEYIGRVQLGTINNASTGGTGYTDFTSISTNLTKGSAYTITVTPTWTGSTYSEGFAVWIDYNGDKDFDDAGELVWSRAAATTTPATGTFTIPATAITGATRMRVSMKYNGVPTACEAFSYGEVEDYTVNLQTGGTTPLTYCTSKGNSVADEYIGRVQLGTINNASTGGTGYSDYTSISTNLVKGVSNTITVTPTWTGTTYSEGFAVWIDYNQNGNFTDSGELVWSRAASTTTPASGSFTVPATALNGATRMRVSMKYSGIPTACEAFSYGEVEDYTVNITTSAKENYVGRDTTVADIKLYPNPASNLLNITNVSEKATFRIFNLLGQEVLNGSIRNNSIAISTIATGNYILEIQDNDTVSSKRFIKQ